A region from the Gossypium hirsutum isolate 1008001.06 chromosome A08, Gossypium_hirsutum_v2.1, whole genome shotgun sequence genome encodes:
- the LOC107948087 gene encoding uncharacterized protein, protein MDDQVTNTMEKGSDSIETSDSVPLKPNNNKLMVKLKISKKRYGGSGGGGGGGGGDGGGQHVCPVCSKGFTSGKALGGHVRIHMKANKNGGRYKKISKRQPRNNNNNNIRKKIPIMAAVAAAETPHESHGSEEKVSCCICKKDFKSLKSLFGHMRNHPERNWRGIRPPPSDKNSCCSSVSENDEAVVVDQIKGSASDLLKSLPKWTTTTKRFEKSTRSDHANNADADTDTDTEDEITEAAYCLMKLSRGNSFELDNTKIHKTPLKTSFYTKNPKTTPLKEEAKQYYTKNNKTQQLDFDLNEPYIGEDSDDSDNEV, encoded by the coding sequence atGGATGATCAAGTGACTAACACCATGGAAAAAGGATCAGATTCAATTGAAACATCAGATTCAGTGCCATTAAAGCCAAACAATAACAAGCTCATGGTGAAGCTCAAGATCTCCAAGAAAAGATACGGCGGCTCCGGCggcggaggaggaggaggaggaggagacgGTGGTGGTCAACATGTTTGTCCTGTTTGCAGCAAAGGGTTTACGTCAGGTAAGGCGTTGGGAGGTCATGTAAGGATCCATATGAAAGCTAACAAGAATGGTGGCCGTTATAAGAAGATATCAAAGCGTCAGCCAAggaacaacaataataataacatccgTAAGAAGATTCCGATCATGGCGGCGGTAGCGGCGGCGGAAACTCCGCATGAAAGCCATGGAAGCGAAGAGAAAGTGAGCTGCTGTATTTGCAAGAAGGATTTCAAGTCATTGAAATCCTTGTTCGGTCACATGAGGAATCACCCTGAGAGAAACTGGAGAGGGATAAGGCCCCCGCCTTCCGATAAGAACAGCTGTTGTTCGAGTGTGTCGGAGAACGACGAAGCCGTCGTGGTTGATCAGATCAAAGGCTCCGCTTCCGATCTGTTGAAATCCCTCCCCAAATGGACCACCACCACTAAACGGTTCGAGAAATCAACTCGTTCCGATCACGCCAACAATGCCGATGCCGATACCGACACCGACACCGAGGATGAGATAACCGAAGCTGCTTATTGTCTTATGAAGCTATCTAGAGGTAATTCATTTGAATTAGATAATACAAAAATTCACAAGACACCATTGAAGACAAGCTTCTacactaaaaaccctaaaacaacTCCATTGAAAGAAGAGGCAAAACAATACTACACCAAGAACAACAAGACACAGCAgctagattttgatttgaatgaacCTTATATTGGAGAAGATTCAGATGATTCAGATAATGAGGTTTGA